The following are from one region of the Sulfitobacter pontiacus genome:
- a CDS encoding AMP-binding protein has translation MGVHLMSDTVIADFDRKLAREAFEQRAAQGAAALTRLGAGADVPVALIMRNDLTQLEVMRAAAMAGTVIVAQNWHAAAEEAGAICDDSGAQFVIIHRDLIDALRPALEGRTVIAVTPDTALRQAYGIDDAAAKTDPETPEWSALVDAADPITPREMMRPLMRYTSGSTGKPKGVRRLGGGPKRDFEEVLSRVGTEMLQLKPGSRFFTAAPIYHSAPSTLTSAALVTPGVSTFVAPKFDPESFLATIEAQRITHIYLVPTMMSRMLKLPQEVKAKYDLSSVEFCVSTGSPWPHDLKVAMIDWWGPVFWESYGATEIGFMTMVSSADALARPGTAGRMQMGGTLLILDPDGNELPAGQVGEIYARMDAFGGFDYSNDPESRASAEKHGHFSVGDLGSVDEDGFLFITDRKKDMIISGGANIFPAEIEAVLMRAPFIRDVAVFGAPDPEFGEQIVAAVELADGHSADKQKVLDFLDGKLARFKAPRIVDFHEALPREDSGKIFKPRLRAPYWDGAGRSI, from the coding sequence ATGGGAGTACATCTAATGTCGGATACGGTGATTGCGGATTTTGATCGCAAGCTTGCACGAGAGGCGTTTGAACAGCGCGCGGCGCAGGGTGCTGCGGCGCTGACGCGTCTGGGGGCGGGGGCGGATGTGCCTGTGGCGCTGATCATGCGCAACGATCTGACCCAGCTCGAGGTCATGCGCGCTGCGGCCATGGCCGGCACGGTCATCGTGGCGCAGAACTGGCACGCCGCCGCAGAAGAGGCCGGCGCCATTTGCGACGACAGCGGCGCCCAGTTCGTGATCATCCACCGTGACCTGATCGACGCGCTGCGCCCCGCCCTCGAAGGGCGCACGGTCATCGCGGTCACCCCTGATACCGCGCTGCGTCAAGCCTATGGCATTGATGACGCCGCCGCAAAGACCGACCCCGAGACACCGGAATGGTCCGCGCTGGTAGATGCCGCCGACCCCATCACCCCGCGCGAGATGATGCGCCCGCTGATGCGCTATACCTCGGGCTCGACCGGCAAGCCGAAGGGCGTGCGGCGTTTGGGAGGCGGGCCCAAGCGCGACTTTGAAGAGGTGCTTTCGCGCGTAGGCACCGAGATGTTGCAGCTCAAACCCGGCTCGCGGTTCTTTACGGCCGCGCCGATCTATCACTCGGCACCATCAACGCTGACCTCTGCCGCGCTGGTCACCCCGGGCGTATCGACCTTTGTCGCGCCCAAGTTCGATCCCGAAAGCTTCCTCGCCACGATCGAGGCTCAGCGCATTACCCATATCTATCTGGTCCCCACCATGATGAGCCGGATGCTGAAGCTCCCCCAAGAGGTGAAGGCGAAATATGACCTGTCCTCGGTGGAATTCTGCGTCTCGACGGGGTCACCCTGGCCACATGACCTGAAAGTAGCGATGATCGACTGGTGGGGGCCGGTGTTCTGGGAAAGCTACGGCGCGACAGAGATCGGGTTTATGACGATGGTATCCTCGGCAGACGCTTTGGCACGGCCCGGTACCGCAGGGCGGATGCAGATGGGCGGCACGCTGTTGATCCTTGACCCCGATGGGAACGAGCTGCCCGCCGGTCAGGTGGGCGAGATTTATGCCCGCATGGATGCCTTCGGCGGGTTCGACTATTCCAACGATCCCGAAAGCCGCGCCTCGGCTGAAAAGCACGGGCATTTCTCTGTCGGGGATCTGGGATCGGTGGATGAGGACGGGTTCCTGTTCATCACGGATCGCAAGAAAGACATGATCATCTCGGGCGGGGCCAATATCTTTCCCGCCGAGATCGAAGCGGTGCTGATGCGCGCGCCTTTCATCCGCGATGTCGCCGTCTTTGGCGCGCCTGACCCCGAATTTGGCGAACAGATCGTCGCGGCGGTTGAACTGGCCGATGGGCACAGCGCCGACAAACAGAAGGTGCTGGATTTCCTTGACGGCAAACTGGCCCGATTCAAAGCGCCACGGATTGTCGATTTCCACGAGGCCCTGCCCCGCGAAGACAGCGGCAAGATCTTCAAACCCCGCCTGCGCGCGCCCTACTGGGACGGGGCGGGCCGGTCGATCTGA
- a CDS encoding bile acid:sodium symporter family protein, whose amino-acid sequence MDILISVVLPLGLAFIMFTLGVGLTPADFARVGQRPLAFFIGALNQSILLPLVTFICVLAFGIRAEMAVGFMILAACPGGVTSNVISKLAKGDVALSVSLTAVISLASVVTVPLILGLSMGYFMGDAAPEIDITKTAVTMFALTVVPVTLGLGARAMAPAAMTRAEPKLSAVATILFAAIVLAALAANWALFVENIVVIGPALLVLLAALTTIGFAVPRLLGRSVTEAKTISVETGVQNSTLGIAVAAIIVGGEGGFTAYALPSAVYGILMYLIILPVVLKYRRIGTA is encoded by the coding sequence GTGGACATACTGATTTCGGTCGTCTTGCCGCTTGGCTTGGCGTTTATCATGTTTACCTTGGGTGTCGGGCTGACACCTGCGGATTTCGCCCGTGTCGGGCAGCGGCCGCTCGCTTTTTTCATCGGGGCGCTGAACCAGAGCATCCTGCTGCCGCTCGTGACCTTTATCTGTGTGCTGGCCTTCGGCATCCGCGCGGAAATGGCCGTGGGCTTCATGATCTTGGCGGCCTGCCCCGGTGGGGTGACCAGCAATGTGATCTCGAAGCTGGCGAAAGGGGATGTGGCGCTGTCGGTGTCGCTGACGGCGGTGATCAGCCTTGCCAGTGTGGTGACCGTGCCGCTGATTTTGGGCCTGTCGATGGGATATTTCATGGGCGATGCCGCGCCCGAGATCGACATCACCAAAACCGCGGTCACCATGTTTGCCCTGACGGTGGTGCCTGTCACGCTTGGCTTGGGCGCGCGGGCGATGGCCCCTGCCGCGATGACCCGGGCGGAGCCTAAGCTGAGCGCGGTGGCGACGATCCTGTTTGCGGCGATCGTGCTGGCGGCGCTGGCGGCGAATTGGGCGCTGTTTGTGGAAAATATCGTGGTGATCGGGCCCGCGCTGCTGGTCTTGCTGGCCGCGCTGACCACCATCGGCTTTGCCGTGCCGCGGCTGCTTGGCCGGTCGGTGACCGAGGCCAAGACCATCTCGGTCGAGACGGGGGTGCAGAACAGTACCCTGGGGATCGCCGTTGCCGCGATCATTGTCGGCGGCGAGGGTGGGTTCACCGCCTATGCGCTGCCGTCGGCTGTTTACGGTATCCTGATGTATCTGATCATCCTGCCCGTCGTTTTGAAATACCGCCGCATCGGCACAGCGTAA
- a CDS encoding FAD-binding dehydrogenase — MNTSDVIIVGGGLAGLVAAAELADRGKQVTIIDQEPEAFLGGQAFWSLGGLMLIDSPEQRRMGIKDSRELALQDWMGSAQFDRPEDAWPRKWAEAYVDFAAGPMRSWLYDMGMRWFPVVGWAERGGSFGSGHGNSVPRFHLTWGVGPGTMEPFERRVREHEQAGRIALKFRHRCSHIIMENGAAVGVSGEVLAADGASRGQKTNRDIVGDFELRAPSVVVTSGGIGGDFELVRKSWPTARLGPAPKEMIAGVPAHVDGRMIAISEAAGGQLINNDRMWHYTEGVKNWDPIWPNHGIRILPGPSSMWFDAKGNRFPAPSLPGFDSLGSLKMILDTGFDYSWFITTQKIVKKEFALSGSEQNPDFADKSWVKVLQQRILNKAATPAVEAFKEHGENFVVAQTLPELIAKMNGMEGNDLLSLDKIEAEIRARDRQVDNNFTKDAQIMAIHAARNYRGDKLQRTAKLHKILDPENGPLIGVKLNIITRKTLGGLQTNLDSQMLDASGTPIPGLFAAGEVAGFGGGGYHGYNALEGTFLGGCIFSGRQAGRADTIA, encoded by the coding sequence ATGAACACCTCTGACGTAATTATCGTGGGCGGCGGTCTGGCCGGACTGGTCGCCGCAGCCGAACTGGCTGATCGTGGGAAACAGGTCACCATCATCGATCAGGAACCCGAAGCCTTTCTGGGCGGGCAGGCCTTCTGGTCCCTTGGCGGGCTGATGCTGATCGACAGCCCCGAACAGCGCCGGATGGGCATCAAGGACAGCCGCGAACTTGCGCTGCAAGACTGGATGGGATCGGCGCAGTTCGACCGACCCGAAGACGCATGGCCGCGCAAATGGGCCGAGGCCTATGTCGATTTCGCCGCAGGCCCGATGCGCAGTTGGCTGTACGATATGGGGATGCGGTGGTTTCCCGTCGTGGGATGGGCCGAACGCGGCGGCAGCTTTGGGTCGGGTCACGGGAATTCGGTGCCGCGCTTCCACCTGACTTGGGGTGTTGGGCCCGGAACAATGGAACCATTCGAACGCCGCGTGCGGGAACACGAACAGGCCGGTCGCATCGCGCTGAAATTCCGCCATCGCTGTTCGCATATCATCATGGAAAACGGTGCCGCGGTCGGTGTCTCGGGCGAGGTGCTGGCGGCGGACGGGGCATCGCGCGGGCAAAAGACCAACCGTGATATCGTGGGCGATTTCGAACTGCGCGCGCCCTCTGTCGTTGTCACCTCCGGCGGGATCGGCGGAGATTTCGAGCTGGTGCGCAAGTCATGGCCGACGGCACGTCTTGGGCCCGCCCCGAAAGAGATGATCGCCGGCGTGCCCGCCCACGTCGATGGCCGCATGATCGCCATCAGCGAGGCGGCGGGCGGCCAGCTGATCAACAATGACCGCATGTGGCACTATACCGAGGGCGTGAAGAACTGGGACCCGATCTGGCCCAACCACGGTATCCGTATCCTGCCCGGCCCGTCGTCGATGTGGTTCGATGCAAAGGGCAACCGCTTTCCCGCGCCGTCGCTGCCGGGGTTCGACAGTCTGGGGTCTTTGAAGATGATCCTTGATACGGGCTTTGATTATTCGTGGTTCATCACGACGCAGAAGATCGTGAAAAAGGAATTTGCCCTGTCAGGGTCAGAGCAGAACCCCGATTTCGCCGACAAAAGCTGGGTCAAAGTCTTGCAGCAACGTATCCTGAACAAGGCCGCGACCCCCGCCGTCGAGGCCTTCAAGGAGCATGGCGAGAATTTCGTCGTCGCCCAAACATTGCCCGAGCTCATCGCCAAGATGAACGGGATGGAGGGGAATGACCTGTTGTCGCTTGACAAGATCGAGGCCGAGATCAGGGCCCGCGACAGGCAGGTCGATAACAACTTCACCAAAGACGCGCAGATCATGGCGATCCATGCGGCGCGGAACTATCGCGGCGACAAGCTGCAACGCACGGCGAAACTGCACAAGATCCTCGACCCTGAAAACGGGCCGTTGATCGGGGTCAAGCTGAACATCATCACGCGCAAAACTCTGGGCGGGTTGCAGACCAATCTTGACAGCCAGATGCTGGATGCCTCTGGCACGCCGATCCCGGGGCTGTTCGCGGCGGGCGAGGTCGCCGGTTTTGGCGGCGGTGGGTATCACGGGTATAACGCGCTTGAGGGGACGTTTCTGGGCGGCTGCATCTTTTCTGGGCGGCAAGCGGGGCGGGCGGATACAATCGCCTGA
- a CDS encoding TetR/AcrR family transcriptional regulator, protein MVPIIFGPLRTRETPRQSRAVTRVHVILNATAALLAENRLQDLTTTAIATRAGVPVSSIYRYFPTLDDVLLELYSQTANELRAKLFASLDDVHAHTTWRDRLRAVLDVQRRYLARHPYYRPLLLHFATKRGPLAIEDDDHDDLVRFLCNRWESGADGFQGGDPVVVAKTTIQISLAMEDLVAAQADRRSSRPYSQELTKVLERYLAQYLSD, encoded by the coding sequence ATGGTCCCGATCATCTTTGGCCCCCTGCGGACCCGTGAAACGCCGCGCCAGTCGCGTGCGGTGACCCGCGTGCATGTCATCCTGAACGCCACGGCGGCGCTGCTGGCCGAGAACCGGTTGCAAGACCTCACCACCACTGCCATCGCGACCCGTGCCGGGGTGCCTGTCAGCTCTATCTATCGGTATTTTCCCACGCTTGATGACGTGCTGCTTGAACTCTATTCGCAGACCGCCAATGAATTACGCGCCAAGCTTTTCGCCAGCCTTGATGATGTTCACGCCCATACGACATGGCGGGACCGGTTGCGTGCCGTGCTGGATGTGCAGCGCAGGTATCTGGCGCGACATCCCTACTACCGCCCCCTGCTGCTGCATTTCGCGACGAAACGCGGGCCGCTCGCGATCGAGGATGACGACCACGATGATCTGGTCCGCTTTCTATGCAACAGATGGGAAAGCGGTGCCGACGGGTTTCAGGGTGGCGATCCGGTGGTGGTGGCCAAGACCACGATCCAGATCTCCCTTGCGATGGAAGATCTGGTCGCGGCGCAGGCGGATCGGCGCAGCTCTCGCCCCTATTCGCAAGAGCTGACCAAAGTGCTTGAACGTTATCTGGCGCAATACCTGTCGGATTAG
- a CDS encoding YeiH family protein, protein MTDTTLSDHIHADKTTPSIWPGLALAAMIAALAFALRYLPGVGMLSPLILAILLGMALRNTLGTPEVAKAGLAISMRPVLRAGIILMGLQLTLGQVAAVGWVGVAVIALSLVLTFGFTTWLGRVLGVDAKLTQLIAAGTSICGASAVIATNTVTRGRDEDVAYAVACVTIFGSLSMILLPLAESWLTLGPRGFGLWTGASIHEVAQVVAAAFQRGEEAGQFGTIAKLTRVMMLAPMILCLGAFAARRRQGQGGGGKAPIPWFVFGFIAMVGVASTGWVPQAVLDPATGVTQFLLAMALAAMGLETDLRKLAAAGGRPALLGAAAWVFIMGVSLALIILTGAA, encoded by the coding sequence ATGACGGATACGACCCTCTCTGACCACATCCACGCTGATAAAACCACGCCATCGATCTGGCCGGGTCTGGCGCTTGCCGCCATGATCGCCGCGCTGGCCTTTGCACTGCGGTATCTGCCGGGGGTGGGGATGCTGAGCCCGTTGATCCTCGCGATCCTTCTGGGCATGGCGCTGCGCAACACCCTTGGCACGCCCGAGGTGGCGAAGGCAGGGCTTGCGATCAGTATGCGGCCGGTGTTGCGGGCGGGGATTATCCTGATGGGGTTGCAGCTGACGCTGGGGCAGGTTGCGGCTGTCGGCTGGGTGGGGGTCGCGGTGATCGCGCTGTCGCTGGTGCTGACCTTCGGGTTCACCACATGGCTGGGCCGCGTGCTGGGGGTGGATGCCAAGCTGACGCAGTTGATCGCGGCGGGCACGTCGATCTGCGGGGCCTCTGCCGTGATCGCAACCAATACCGTCACCCGTGGCCGCGACGAAGACGTCGCCTATGCGGTGGCTTGCGTGACGATTTTTGGCTCGCTCTCCATGATCCTGCTGCCCTTGGCCGAAAGCTGGCTGACCCTTGGCCCGCGCGGCTTTGGCCTTTGGACCGGTGCGTCGATCCACGAGGTCGCCCAGGTCGTCGCCGCCGCCTTCCAGCGCGGCGAGGAGGCCGGCCAGTTCGGCACGATTGCCAAGCTCACGCGGGTGATGATGCTTGCCCCGATGATCCTGTGTCTGGGCGCGTTTGCCGCGCGGCGGCGTCAGGGGCAAGGCGGTGGCGGCAAGGCCCCGATCCCGTGGTTTGTTTTCGGGTTCATCGCGATGGTCGGCGTGGCCTCGACCGGTTGGGTGCCGCAGGCGGTGCTGGACCCCGCGACCGGTGTGACGCAATTCCTGCTGGCGATGGCGCTTGCGGCGATGGGGCTTGAGACCGATCTGCGCAAACTTGCTGCGGCGGGGGGGCGTCCGGCCTTGCTGGGGGCGGCGGCTTGGGTCTTTATCATGGGCGTCAGCCTTGCGCTGATCATCCTGACGGGGGCCGCCTGA
- a CDS encoding LysR substrate-binding domain-containing protein, with amino-acid sequence MTLDQLRIFVAVAEREHMTRAAEALNQTQSATSAAIAALEDRHNLRLFDRIGRRIVLTDAGRDFLGEARAVLARAAIASQRLDDLAGVKRGRLRLAASQTVANYWLPAVIARFRAAHPEIALTVRIGNSDDAARAVEALQADIGIIEGDCQLTTLRAKAVAGDTLRLVFPSGAAAGDLSPERLRQTPWILREAGSGTRDSFLQWLGRQGLGLENLESTLELPSNEAVCSAVEAGIGAALLSDLVVRRSIEAGRMVDVPIDTPQRRFHILTHAERQPSALEARFIHHAETSF; translated from the coding sequence ATGACACTGGACCAGTTGCGCATTTTCGTTGCCGTGGCAGAGCGTGAACACATGACCCGCGCCGCCGAAGCATTGAACCAGACCCAGAGTGCGACCAGCGCTGCCATCGCCGCGCTGGAAGATCGTCATAACCTGCGCCTCTTTGATCGTATCGGACGGCGGATTGTGCTGACCGATGCGGGGCGCGATTTTCTGGGCGAAGCCCGTGCCGTACTGGCCCGCGCAGCCATCGCCAGCCAGCGGCTGGATGATCTGGCGGGGGTGAAACGCGGCAGGCTTCGGCTTGCGGCAAGCCAGACGGTCGCGAACTACTGGTTGCCCGCGGTGATCGCGCGGTTCCGCGCGGCGCACCCCGAGATCGCGCTGACAGTGCGGATCGGCAACAGCGACGACGCCGCCCGCGCGGTCGAAGCATTGCAAGCTGACATCGGCATTATCGAGGGGGACTGCCAGCTCACCACACTCCGCGCTAAGGCGGTGGCGGGGGACACGCTGCGGCTGGTGTTCCCAAGCGGTGCCGCGGCGGGCGATCTTTCGCCTGAACGCTTGCGCCAGACCCCTTGGATCCTGCGGGAAGCAGGGTCAGGCACGCGCGACAGTTTTCTGCAGTGGCTCGGGCGGCAGGGCTTGGGGCTGGAGAATCTGGAAAGCACACTGGAGCTTCCGTCAAACGAGGCGGTGTGCAGCGCGGTCGAAGCGGGCATCGGTGCCGCGCTGCTGTCCGATCTGGTGGTCCGCCGGTCGATCGAGGCGGGGCGGATGGTCGACGTGCCCATCGACACCCCGCAGCGACGGTTTCACATCCTGACCCATGCCGAACGCCAACCAAGCGCGCTTGAGGCCCGGTTCATCCACCACGCCGAGACAAGCTTTTAG
- a CDS encoding GAF domain-containing sensor histidine kinase — protein sequence MRTYPIPFNEEARLRAVFDIPGLTAQNEALFDTICEAARTLLDCPIAHISVVEEDSQWYKSVVGMHLDPMPKDTGFCAHTIMSDAPMIVPDLSKDARFERHPMVAKGGPEARYYAGVPLILSSGHRFGSLCALDLKPHEYPSEKQIALLTDLGRIVVAALERSQPEAPEVQQDKTAQSAFLTLVGHELRTPLTVLFGSLKLLEATASTGTNPTLIHSARRSVDHLTKLIETILSYSNASTGELRLNEQNCDLAAILSAVARLQFPTTDVAAKTVTLRDTVMLDTLHVDAEQIELAVTALVLNAVMHGGTDITLETFQDMDGNIEISVRDNGSFDEHVELAELYKPFVVGGSLDHRATKGGLGLGLPLTRKLVEMHGGDFEVHAEADHSRAVIRLPAWRGKTAMIQAAKMAPATVPDARQKLI from the coding sequence ATGAGAACCTATCCGATCCCCTTTAACGAAGAAGCCCGCCTGCGCGCCGTTTTTGACATTCCGGGACTGACCGCACAAAACGAAGCGTTGTTTGACACGATATGCGAGGCGGCGCGCACCCTGCTTGACTGTCCGATTGCGCATATCAGCGTGGTCGAAGAGGACAGCCAGTGGTATAAATCCGTTGTGGGCATGCATCTGGACCCGATGCCTAAGGACACCGGTTTTTGTGCGCACACCATTATGTCCGACGCGCCGATGATCGTGCCCGATCTCAGCAAGGACGCCCGCTTTGAACGGCACCCGATGGTCGCCAAGGGCGGGCCGGAGGCGCGCTATTACGCGGGTGTGCCGCTTATCCTGTCCTCCGGTCACCGCTTTGGCAGCCTTTGTGCGCTGGACCTGAAGCCCCATGAATACCCTTCGGAAAAGCAGATTGCCCTGCTCACCGATCTGGGTCGTATCGTCGTTGCCGCACTAGAGCGGAGCCAACCCGAAGCCCCCGAAGTGCAGCAGGATAAAACCGCGCAATCAGCCTTCCTGACCTTGGTCGGGCACGAGTTGCGCACGCCGCTCACCGTACTTTTCGGCAGTCTCAAGCTGTTGGAGGCGACAGCAAGCACCGGTACTAACCCCACGCTGATCCATTCGGCCCGTCGGTCGGTGGATCACCTGACGAAACTGATTGAAACGATCCTGTCCTATAGTAACGCCAGCACCGGCGAGCTGCGGTTGAACGAACAAAACTGCGACCTTGCCGCGATCCTGAGCGCGGTTGCAAGGTTGCAGTTCCCCACCACGGATGTGGCGGCCAAAACGGTCACGCTTCGTGATACTGTGATGCTGGATACGCTGCATGTGGACGCCGAACAGATCGAGCTTGCCGTCACAGCCTTGGTGTTGAATGCCGTGATGCACGGCGGGACCGACATCACCCTAGAGACGTTTCAGGACATGGACGGGAACATCGAGATTTCGGTCCGGGACAACGGCAGTTTCGACGAACATGTCGAACTGGCCGAACTTTACAAACCTTTTGTCGTGGGCGGGTCGCTGGACCACCGCGCGACCAAGGGCGGGCTGGGTCTGGGGCTGCCCCTGACCCGCAAGCTGGTCGAGATGCACGGCGGCGATTTTGAGGTCCACGCAGAAGCGGATCACAGCCGCGCCGTCATCCGCCTGCCCGCGTGGCGGGGTAAAACCGCGATGATCCAGGCCGCCAAGATGGCGCCCGCCACTGTCCCCGATGCGCGGCAGAAGCTTATCTAG
- the nthA gene encoding nitrile hydratase subunit alpha: MTSHGHDHDGDHSHLTETEARVRALESLLSAKGYIDSAAVDRIIQTYETKIGPRNGAHVVAKSWVEPEFEAWLRRDSSAAIHSLGYHSRQGEHIEAVFNSDEVHHLVVCTLCSCYPWSVLGLPPTWYKSPPFRSRAVIDPRGVLAEFGVTLDPATRVEVHDSTAEIRYLVIPQRPAGTEGYSMEQLADLVTRNAMIGTGLTRAPQVAS; encoded by the coding sequence ATGACATCCCACGGGCATGATCACGACGGCGATCATTCACATCTGACAGAAACCGAGGCGCGGGTGAGGGCGCTGGAAAGCCTGCTGAGCGCTAAGGGCTATATCGACAGCGCGGCGGTGGACCGTATCATCCAGACCTACGAGACCAAGATCGGCCCGCGCAACGGCGCGCATGTGGTGGCGAAATCATGGGTCGAGCCGGAATTCGAGGCTTGGCTGCGGCGCGATTCCTCTGCAGCGATCCATTCGCTTGGGTATCATTCCCGTCAGGGCGAGCATATCGAAGCGGTGTTCAACTCGGACGAGGTGCATCATCTGGTCGTCTGCACGCTGTGCTCTTGCTACCCGTGGTCGGTGCTGGGGCTGCCGCCGACGTGGTATAAATCACCTCCCTTCCGGTCACGGGCGGTGATTGATCCGCGTGGGGTGCTGGCGGAGTTCGGCGTGACCCTTGATCCGGCAACGCGGGTCGAGGTGCATGATTCAACCGCCGAGATCCGCTATCTCGTGATCCCGCAGCGCCCGGCGGGAACCGAAGGCTATTCGATGGAACAGTTGGCCGATCTGGTGACACGCAATGCGATGATCGGGACAGGGCTGACGCGCGCGCCGCAGGTGGCATCATGA
- the nthB gene encoding nitrile hydratase subunit beta has protein sequence MNGGADLGGMMGFGPVVQEEDEPLFHAPWEARALGIVVALGACGQWNIDAARSAREDMHPGDYTRTPYYAIWLKAAKRLMVEKGMLTEAEIAQSVPLTPAAAIKRKLAAEDVDDMLAAGGPADRPATGTPAFAVGDQIRTINNHPATHTRMARYARDKIGTITKVHGFHVFPDSNAQGQGEDPQWLYQVAFSARTLWGDQARADDSVTLDLWEPYLRTVS, from the coding sequence ATGAACGGCGGGGCGGACCTTGGCGGGATGATGGGCTTTGGCCCTGTGGTGCAAGAAGAGGACGAACCGCTGTTTCACGCCCCCTGGGAGGCCCGCGCGCTTGGTATCGTGGTGGCGCTTGGGGCCTGCGGGCAGTGGAATATCGATGCTGCGCGATCCGCGCGCGAGGATATGCATCCGGGCGATTATACCCGCACGCCCTATTACGCGATCTGGCTGAAAGCGGCCAAGCGGTTGATGGTGGAAAAGGGGATGCTCACCGAGGCAGAGATCGCGCAATCGGTGCCGCTGACCCCCGCCGCGGCGATCAAACGCAAGCTTGCTGCCGAAGATGTCGACGACATGTTGGCGGCGGGGGGGCCGGCGGATCGGCCCGCGACTGGGACCCCGGCCTTTGCCGTCGGGGATCAGATCAGAACGATTAACAACCATCCCGCCACCCACACCCGCATGGCACGTTATGCCCGCGACAAGATCGGGACGATCACCAAGGTGCACGGGTTTCACGTCTTTCCCGATAGCAATGCGCAAGGGCAGGGCGAGGATCCGCAATGGCTGTATCAGGTGGCCTTTTCGGCGCGCACGCTTTGGGGCGATCAGGCGCGCGCGGATGACAGCGTGACCCTTGATCTGTGGGAACCCTATCTAAGGACCGTATCATGA
- a CDS encoding nitrile hydratase accessory protein, translating to MTLPDLSLLPDITLSDDEPVFDAPWQAQAFAMAVSLHQSGAFTWAEWAQALTAEVHSGTERDYYQHWLTALEKIVAQKQLTTAAELTACKDAWHEAAARTPHGQAITL from the coding sequence ATGACCCTGCCCGATCTTTCGCTTTTGCCCGATATTACGCTGTCGGATGATGAACCGGTGTTTGACGCGCCGTGGCAGGCGCAGGCCTTTGCGATGGCGGTGTCCCTGCATCAATCGGGGGCCTTCACATGGGCCGAATGGGCGCAAGCGCTGACCGCAGAGGTGCATTCAGGGACAGAGCGTGACTACTACCAGCACTGGCTGACCGCGCTGGAAAAGATCGTGGCGCAGAAGCAGCTGACAACGGCGGCCGAGCTGACGGCGTGTAAAGACGCATGGCACGAAGCGGCGGCGCGGACGCCTCACGGGCAAGCTATCACGCTGTAG